The proteins below come from a single Quercus lobata isolate SW786 unplaced genomic scaffold, ValleyOak3.0 Primary Assembly Scq3eQI_126, whole genome shotgun sequence genomic window:
- the LOC115973257 gene encoding uncharacterized protein LOC115973257, whose translation MAGEPRKRNPNLYCHYHQDHGHTTNNCRNLWDHLEQLVREGKLTQLLHHSSGRAGQAGSEVRGDALSRLPLGTINVIFAAPGRTGSCPSRVLSVSRSPAEDHSQVLKRAKVRVPLILGFSDEEMVETIQPHEYFLVVTLRIGGYDVRRVMVDQGSAVDVMYPDLYKGLGLKPEDLTTYNSPPSGVRTCGRPHEYLRDTEKA comes from the exons atggcgggagagcctaggAAACGCAACCCGAACTTatattgccactatcatcaggatcatgggcacacgacGAATaattgcaggaatttatgggatCACTTGGAACAGCTGGTCCGTGAAGGGAAATTAACACAACTTTTGCATCACTCCAGTGGAAGGGCGGGCCAAGCAGGTTCAGAGGTGCGTGGGGACGCTTTATCAAGACTCCCTCTGGGTACGATTAACGTTatctttgcggccccgggaaggactggatcttgcccctcTCGAGTACTGTCGGTGTCTCGATCCCCGGCCGAGGATCATTCCCAAGTATTGAAGAGAGCCAAGGTGCGTGTCCCCCTGATTCTAGGCTTTTCGGATGAGGAGATGGTTGAgaccatacagccccatgagTATTTTTTGGTGGTAACGTTGAGAATTGGAGGGTACGATGTCAGAagggtgatggttgatcagggtaGCGCTGTGGATGTAATGTATCCAgacttgtacaaggggctaggtttaAAGCCAGAGGACTTAACAACCTACAACTCTCCTCCA AGTGGCGTCCGAACATGTGGAAGACCTCACGAgtatcttcgggatactgaAAAAGCATAA